Proteins found in one Actinokineospora alba genomic segment:
- a CDS encoding amidohydrolase has protein sequence MTIAVTNGYVVPVDGEPIDGGTVLIDNGKIVAVGADVEVPEGAEIVDATGSWVLPGFVEAHAHVGVYEEGEGWAGQDTNEMTDPVTAKVRAIDAINPDDEGFRDALSGGVTTLVVKPGSGNVIGGHTVAVKAWGRTVEDMLLRDPVSMKSALGENPKRVYGDKKVMPSTRLGVAAIIREALTKAQDYKARKEHAAGEGKPFDRDLTNEALVAVLDGDVPWCQHSHRADDIATAIRLADEFGYRLVINHGTEAHLLADLLAERDIPVVTGPLIVGRSKVEVRRRDFRNPGILARAGVRIALTTDAPVVPINFLVHQATFAVKEGLDPVEAIRSITVNPAEMLDLGDRVGALKPGLDADIVIWSGDPLDVMSRAMRVFIEGREVYHFDETTGLGVTKNAFYTEAMPTS, from the coding sequence GTGACTATCGCGGTAACCAATGGCTATGTGGTCCCAGTGGATGGCGAGCCCATCGACGGCGGAACGGTCCTGATCGACAACGGCAAGATCGTCGCCGTCGGCGCGGACGTCGAAGTGCCCGAGGGCGCGGAGATCGTCGACGCCACCGGATCGTGGGTGCTGCCGGGATTCGTCGAGGCGCACGCCCATGTCGGCGTCTACGAGGAGGGCGAGGGCTGGGCGGGGCAGGACACCAACGAGATGACCGACCCGGTCACCGCGAAGGTCCGCGCCATCGACGCCATCAACCCCGACGACGAGGGCTTCCGCGACGCGCTGTCCGGCGGGGTCACCACGCTGGTGGTGAAACCGGGTTCCGGCAACGTGATCGGCGGGCACACGGTCGCGGTGAAGGCCTGGGGCCGCACCGTCGAGGACATGCTGCTGCGGGACCCGGTGAGCATGAAGAGCGCGCTCGGCGAGAACCCGAAGCGCGTCTACGGCGACAAGAAGGTCATGCCGTCGACCCGGCTCGGCGTCGCCGCGATCATCCGCGAGGCGCTGACGAAGGCGCAGGACTACAAGGCGCGCAAGGAACACGCGGCGGGCGAGGGCAAGCCGTTCGACCGCGACCTCACCAACGAGGCGCTGGTCGCGGTGCTCGACGGCGACGTGCCGTGGTGCCAGCACTCGCACCGGGCCGACGACATCGCCACCGCGATCCGGCTCGCCGACGAGTTCGGCTACCGGCTGGTGATCAACCACGGGACCGAGGCGCACCTGCTGGCCGACCTGCTCGCCGAGCGGGACATCCCGGTGGTGACCGGGCCGCTGATCGTCGGCCGGTCCAAAGTGGAGGTCCGCAGGCGCGACTTCCGCAACCCCGGCATCCTGGCCCGCGCGGGCGTGCGGATCGCGCTGACCACCGACGCGCCGGTCGTGCCCATCAACTTCCTGGTGCACCAGGCGACCTTCGCGGTGAAGGAAGGTCTCGACCCGGTCGAGGCGATCCGCTCGATCACCGTGAACCCGGCGGAGATGCTCGACCTCGGCGACCGCGTGGGCGCGCTCAAGCCCGGTCTCGACGCCGACATCGTGATCTGGTCCGGCGACCCGCTCGACGTGATGAGCCGGGCGATGCGCGTGTTCATCGAGGGCCGCGAGGTCTACCACTTCGACGAGACCACCGGGCTCGGCGTCACGAAGAACGCCTTCTACACGGAGGCTATGCCGACGAGTTGA